In Pongo abelii isolate AG06213 chromosome 5, NHGRI_mPonAbe1-v2.0_pri, whole genome shotgun sequence, a single genomic region encodes these proteins:
- the NDUFAF4 gene encoding NADH dehydrogenase [ubiquinone] 1 alpha subcomplex assembly factor 4 (The RefSeq protein has 1 substitution compared to this genomic sequence): protein MGALVIRGIRNFNLENRAEREISKMKPSVAPRHPSTNSLLREQISLYPEVKGEIARKDNKLLSLLKDVYVDSRDPVPSLQVQAAETCQEPKEFRLPKDHHLDMINTKSIPKGKISITEALSLLNNHKLFPETWTAEKIAQEYQLEQKDVNSLLKYFATFEVEIFPPEDTKAIQSK from the exons ATGGGAGCGCTAGTGATTCGCGGTATCAGGAATTTCAACCTAGAGAACCGAGCGGAACGTGAAATCAGCAAGATGAAGCCCTCTGTCGCTCCCAGACACCCCTCTACCAACAGCCTCCTGCGAGAGCAGATTAGTC tCTATCCAGAAGTTAAAGGAGAGATTGCTCGTAAAGATAACAAGCTGCTGTCGTTACTAAAAGATGTGTATGTTGATTCCAAAGATCCTGTGCCTTCCTTGCAG GTACAAGCTGCTGAAACATGTCAAGAGCCGAAGGAATTCAGATTGCCGAAAGACCATCACCTTGATATGATAAATACTAAGAGCATTCCCAAAGGCAAAATTTCCATTACAGAAGCATTGTCACTTCTCAATAATCATAAGCTTTTCCCAGAAACCTGGACTGCTGAGAAAATAGCGCAAGAATACCAGTTAGAACAGAAAGATGTGAATTCTCTTCTTAAATATTTTGCTACTTTTGAAGTCGAAATCTTCCCTCCTGAAGACACGAAAGCAATAcaatcaaaatga